CCGGCGAACCGATTGATCTGAGGACAGCAGACGAAACGACATCAGCTGCGTCGTTGGACCCCACCAACACTGTCGCGAACCGGATCAAGGCAGCGGCGTGTTCGCAGTAGATCTCGGCGTCGGTTGCGACCGGCGAATCAAGATGCACATTGCCCCTTTCCCATTAGCTGTCATGTATTAGACACCGCTGCGTGCACGTTTCGCTGACACCCAAACGAAGAATTCTTGTCCAGCGTCCGTAGCAAGCCATCAACTCGTCGAGATTCTCGCATTCGGGAAGGCCGCTGGGGTCGGTGAGCGTCCGCCGAGAGGCTGTCAGCAGCATTGGGATCTGAGGTTCTCGACGGCCCTCCCGAGCCAGCCGGAGAGCTTCCCAGGCTTCCTCACCCGTCGTGGACCGTCTCAGGACGCGCATAGGACGCGTTTTGCTGAGAGACAATGCGAATCGATGAACGTCAATGAGTGCTGAAACCCCCGGTGTGCCTATGTGACGGCGGCCATGAGAAGCTCCCCATAGGCGGCCACGAGATCTCCCCGCGAACGGTCATGAGAATTCCCCGCGTGTAGTGGGGTTTTCTGGAAGGGTTCTTGGGGTTGGGTTCCTGATTCGACTGTGATTGCTGGCTGGAAGCGGTCATCGAGTCTGAGAGGAACCGGCCCATGTTGGTTGAGGAGAAGATTATGGAAATATTGGAGGCATACGATTTGACGAAGTCGTTCCGTTCGGCTGGTGCGTTGTGTGGTGTGGATCATCGCACGGTGCGCCGTTATATCGCAGCGAGGGCCGCGGGGCTGGATCCTGTGGCCACGCTGGGGCGGGGTTCGGTGTCGGATCCGTTCTCGGACAAGATCACAGAGTGGATCGATCTGTCTCAGGGCAGGGTGCGTGCCGATGTGGTGCATCGCAAGCTCGTGGCAATGGGGTATGAGGGTTCGGAGCGTACGACGCGTCGGGTGGTGGCTGCGTTGAAGGGAGACTGGACCCGTGAGCATCGTCGGGGTTACAAGCCGTGGATCACGGAGCCGGGTTTGTGGTTGCAGTGGGATTACGGTGACGGACCCAGGATCGGCGGTACCAGGACGCATCTGTTTTGTGCGTGGTTGGCGTGGTCACGGTTCCGGGTGATCCTGCCGATGTGGGATAAGAAGCTGCCGTCGGTGATTTCGGCTCTGGATCGGTGTTTCCGGATTATCGGCGGGGTCCCGACGTACGCGTTGACCGATAACGAGAAGACGGTCACGAATACCCATATTGCCCGGGTGGGGGTTAGGAATCCCCAGATCGTTGCAGCAGCGCACTATTACGGGGTGACGATCACGACGTGTCTGCCTGCTGATCCTGAGTCCAAGGGCGGGTCGGAGGCAACTGTTCGCATAGCGAAGGCCGATCTGGTGCCTACGGCTGCGAACCTGTTGGAGGAGTACGAGTCGTTCGACCAGCTCGAAGAGGCGTGTGTAGTAGCAATGGAGCGGTTCAACACCAGGGTCCACACCGTCACCGGTGAGAGGCCCACAGACCGCCTGGTGCGGGAGCTCGAAGTGATGCACAAGGTGCCTGCTGAGCCGTATACCGCGGTGTTCGGGGAGACCCGGGCTGTGACGTGGTCATCAACGATCTCGTTTCGGGGTGCTCGCTACTCGGTGCCCCACACATGGATGGGGGCTCGGGTCTGGGTGCGTGTCTCGGGTGACGAGATCGTGATCACCGCTGAAGTGAACAATGCTGCTACCGAGATTGCCCGTCATCGTGTTGTTGGCCGAGGCGAAGCAAGCATCGTTGATGCCCACTATCCGGAACGGCGCGACACCCCGGAGCGGACCCCGAAGGCGACGAACCTGTTCGAGGCGGCGTTCCTCGAGATCGGTGTGGGCGCCCAGCGGTGGCTGATCGAAGCCGCTGCACAAGGGATACGGGGCATCGAAACGAAGATGGGTGACGCCGTAGCGCTCACCAAAGAGTGGGATCCGGTAGTCGTTGACGAAGCGTTAGGGCTAGCTGCAACAGTAGGACGTTTCTCTGCGGGTGACGTTGAATCGATCGTCACGGCCCGCCGCCAGGATCCGTTCTCGCCACCTGTCGGGTTCTCTCTCCAACCCGGCACCGGCGCCTGGTCACGCTACGGCGACAACAACGACAACAGCAACGGCAACGGTGACAGGGGCGGGAATGGCGGTCGGCGATGACGACGATCGCCACACCGGTCCTTGACGAACTCGTCGCGTTGTGTCGCAGGCTACGCCTCAAATATGTTCGCGAGCAGATGCCCGAGGTGCTCCTGACCGCCAAAGCGCAACGATGGGACCCCGCAGAGATGCTGCGGATCCTCCTGATTGCTGAAGCCGAAGGCAGAGACCGGGCCACCATTGAGAACCGGCGCAAGAAAGCAAAGTTCCCCGCCGGCAAAACGTTTAGCGTCTGGGATCCGGCTCGCAGCCCTATCCCTCTCCCCACCCAAGAGGCGTTACGGAGCCTCGAATGGGTGACCAGGCGTGAGAACCTGGTGGTGTGCGGGCCGTCAGGGACAGGGAAAAGCCATTTCTGTGAAGCCCTGGGCCAGCACGCCATCGAAAACGGCCTGATCGTCGTGTGGTACTCCATTGAGGACCTCGGAGTGTTGATACGCAGACACCGTATCGACGACACGATCACCAGAGCGTTCACACCGATCCTGAGAGCAGACCTCGTCATTGTTGACGACATCGGGCTCCTCCCCATCTCCCCAGACGCAGCAGAGGGCCTCTACCGGCTTGTTGACGCCTGCTACGAGAAACGCTCCGTAGCAGTGTCATCGAACCTGCACCCCTCAGGGTTTGATCAGCTCATCGACCACAACATTGCTTCGGCCCTTGTTGACCGGCTCATGCACCATGCCCACATCGTGGTCACCGAAGGCGAATCGATACGACTCGCCGACGCCACCCAAGGAAAAGGGGTGATACCACTACCAAGCTAAGGACGGCGCGTGGGGAATTCTCGTGGCCGTACGCGG
This region of Acidobacteriota bacterium genomic DNA includes:
- a CDS encoding IS21 family transposase, which produces MLVEEKIMEILEAYDLTKSFRSAGALCGVDHRTVRRYIAARAAGLDPVATLGRGSVSDPFSDKITEWIDLSQGRVRADVVHRKLVAMGYEGSERTTRRVVAALKGDWTREHRRGYKPWITEPGLWLQWDYGDGPRIGGTRTHLFCAWLAWSRFRVILPMWDKKLPSVISALDRCFRIIGGVPTYALTDNEKTVTNTHIARVGVRNPQIVAAAHYYGVTITTCLPADPESKGGSEATVRIAKADLVPTAANLLEEYESFDQLEEACVVAMERFNTRVHTVTGERPTDRLVRELEVMHKVPAEPYTAVFGETRAVTWSSTISFRGARYSVPHTWMGARVWVRVSGDEIVITAEVNNAATEIARHRVVGRGEASIVDAHYPERRDTPERTPKATNLFEAAFLEIGVGAQRWLIEAAAQGIRGIETKMGDAVALTKEWDPVVVDEALGLAATVGRFSAGDVESIVTARRQDPFSPPVGFSLQPGTGAWSRYGDNNDNSNGNGDRGGNGGRR
- a CDS encoding ATP-binding protein, with product MTTIATPVLDELVALCRRLRLKYVREQMPEVLLTAKAQRWDPAEMLRILLIAEAEGRDRATIENRRKKAKFPAGKTFSVWDPARSPIPLPTQEALRSLEWVTRRENLVVCGPSGTGKSHFCEALGQHAIENGLIVVWYSIEDLGVLIRRHRIDDTITRAFTPILRADLVIVDDIGLLPISPDAAEGLYRLVDACYEKRSVAVSSNLHPSGFDQLIDHNIASALVDRLMHHAHIVVTEGESIRLADATQGKGVIPLPS